The following are encoded together in the Mesoplodon densirostris isolate mMesDen1 chromosome 2, mMesDen1 primary haplotype, whole genome shotgun sequence genome:
- the BCAS2 gene encoding pre-mRNA-splicing factor SPF27, giving the protein MAGTGLVAGEVVVDALPYFDQGYEAPGVREAAAALVEEETRRYRPTKNYLSYLTAPDYSAFETDIMRNEFERLAARQPIELLSMKRYELPAPSSGQKNDITAWQECVNNSMAQLEHQAVRIENLELMSQHGCNAWKVYNENLVHMIEHAQKELQKLRKHIQDLNWQRKNMQLTAGSKLREMESTWVSLVSKNYEIERTIVQLENELFQMKQQHGEANKENIRQDF; this is encoded by the exons ATGGCGGGTACGGGTTTGGTGGCTGGAGAGGTGGTGGTGGATGCGCTGCCGTATTTTGACCAAGGTTATGAAGCGCCTGGTGTGCGGGAAGCG GCTGCGGCATTGGTGGAGGAGGAAACACGCAGATACCGACCTACCAAGAACTACCTGAGCTACCTGACAGCCCCGGATTATTCCGCTTTTGAA ACCGACATAATGAGAAATGAATTTGAAAGATTGGCTGCTCGACAACCAATTGAATTGCTCAGTATGAAACG ATATGAACTTCCAGCCCCTTCCTCGGGTCAGAAAAATGACATTACTGCGTGGCAAGAATGCGTAAACAATTCTATGGCCCAGTTAGAGCATCAAGCGGTTCGAATTGAGAATCTGGAACTAATGTCACAGCATGGATGCAATGCCTGGAAAGTGTATAATGA aaatctAGTTCATATGATTGAACATGCACAGAAAGAGCTCCAGAAGTTAAg gAAACATATTCAAGACTTAAACTGGCAGCGAAAGAACATGCAACTTACAGCTGGATCTAAATTAAGAGAAATGGAGTCAAC ttgggTATCCCTGGTCAGTAAGAATTATGAGATTGAAAGGACTATTGTACAATTAGAAAATGAACTCTTTCAAATGAAGCAGCAACATGGAGaggcaaacaaagaaaacatacggCAAGACTTCTGA